GAACCGATTACCGGGGCAAGAATGGGTGCCAGCCCGTTGACCAGGGACATCCGCGAAAACATCTTGACCATGGCGTAACCGGAGAACAGGTCCCGCACCATGGCCATGGCCACCACGCCTCCGCCCGCCGCGCCCACGCCCATCAGGACACGGAAAATGCCCAGGGTGGTGATGTCGGTGGACAGGGCTGCGCCCAGCGAGGCTGCAATGTGCAGCGCCGTTGCCAGGATCAGCGGCATCCGCCGGCCCACTTTGTCGCTGAACGGCCCCACCACCAGCTGGCCAAAGGCAAAACCCACCGTGGTCCCGGCCAGGGTCAGCTGGACCTGGGCTTCGGTGACGCCCAGGCTCGCTTCCAGGGCGGGGAACGCAGGAAGGTAAAGGTCGATCGTGAACGGACCCAGGGCAGTCAGGGCGCCGAGAAGGAGGATGTACAGAAGTTTGCGGCGGCGGCTCAACAGATCGCCTGGATTGCTCGGAATGGTCACGGGAATCAATCCTAGGCCCGGGACAACGGATTTTTGCAGCGTTGTAGGCCACGCCGTCCGGCAAGCCCCGAAGTTGGCCCTGACCCTGAATGATAGTTTTGGGGGCGGGGACGGTGCAGCTGCACTCTCCCGCAGCAGATGGAAGCCGAATCCACATGAAACAGTAAGGCGGGACCGATGAGCGGACGTCACAGCGGGCGGACCAGTCAGGGACTGCGCATCGCTGCGCTGCCCGGGACGCTTAAACTCCTTTTCCGGCTGGCACCCCGCCAGCTGAACGACGAGATCGCTTTCGCAAAGATCGAGCTTAAGCGCAAAGGCGTCCAGGTCGGAGTTGCCGCCGCTTTCCTCGCTGTTGCCCTGATCTTCGGCCTCTTCCTCTTGGTGGGTCTGATCGTTGCCGCCATCATGGGCCTCGCCGCCATCATGCCCGCATGGCTGGCCGCGCTGCTCGTTTCTGCGGCGTTCCTGCTGATTGCACTCATTGGCGGGCTGATCGGTGTCAACAGGTTCAAGAAGGCCATGCCACTGCTGCCGGAGGAGACCATCCGCGGTATCAGGTACGACGTCGGCGTTGCCAAGGAGGGATCGGCCTTCAACCCTGCGGTCCTGGATCCCCAGAGCCCCGAGGCAAAAGCTGCCAAGGCCGCCAAAGCGGAGGCGGCCGCCAAGGCCAAGGCAGAAAAAGAAGCCAAGGCCGCGGAACACAACAAGGAATTCCCGCAGGCCTCCGAGCCGGA
This genomic interval from Arthrobacter sp. SLBN-100 contains the following:
- a CDS encoding phage holin family protein — protein: MSGRHSGRTSQGLRIAALPGTLKLLFRLAPRQLNDEIAFAKIELKRKGVQVGVAAAFLAVALIFGLFLLVGLIVAAIMGLAAIMPAWLAALLVSAAFLLIALIGGLIGVNRFKKAMPLLPEETIRGIRYDVGVAKEGSAFNPAVLDPQSPEAKAAKAAKAEAAAKAKAEKEAKAAEHNKEFPQASEPELVHRLSQRRHHISEARDNLGDELDVKTQARFLLVAAQGKLREGQVLAGRGKDLAARRLAALSESTGGLDNRWKPLAAFAAAGTMFVVLVRKLLRTY